DNA from Methanofastidiosum sp.:
CGTATGACATTTCATCCGCCAAGATATTGAAGAAATCGTTAGCTTTTGTAAACTTGCCCGAATTTTCTGCTATAACTTTCAGGACTTTTTTATCAGTTTTAGACAAGCCGTCGAAAACATTTTCAACATGTAGAGAAGAGCTAATACGTTCTATTGCTTTTTCAATGTCCTCAGTATTAATTTTTCTTCTTGCTTGGATTTCTGCCAACATTCCTGCTTCTTTTATTCCCCTTATACCTAGTCTTAAGTCACCTTTATCAAAAGTTATTTCGGAGATTTTATCTAGAACTTCATCTTCCATTACTCCAGGATATAATCCAATATCACAACGATACCTAAGGATATCTTTTATTGTAGACTGAGAATAAGGTTTAAAGTGGACTTCATTTGGCATGAATACTGTCCTAATCTTTTCTGAAACTTTAAATGAAAAAGCATTGTCTGTAACAATTCCAATAATCCCGGTCTTGACACCTGGAAAGATCTCATGGGCCCTTAGAATTTTATAAAGAATATTTTCTGCAATATTTACATGAAACAAGAAATCAACATCATCCAATGCAACAAGTAATCTTTTACCTTTTTTTTGTAATTCCCCCATAGTATACTCATAAAGAGTCGTTAAAGGTTTACCCGTTTCTACAGGAGGATAGCCAAAAATACCTCTAAAAATTTGTGACATTATAGAGAATTCCCGATAGTGGAACTGGCAGTTGATATACACCGGTATGACATCATTTGAGACTTCGGTAATCTCCTTAAATAGCAGTTTAACTGACGTTGTCTTCCCAGTACCTGTTGGTCCAAGTATGATTGTATTTGTTGGAAGGTCTCCTTTGATTAGAGGTTTTACATTGTGCGAAATTGCCTCAATTTCATTATCCCTGAACTTAAAAACATCGGGGATATAACTAAGGTCAAAAACTTCTGGGGCTCTGAATAAGGATTCGTCCCACATCAAGATATCTTTTATTTTGCTTGACATAACTAAATAAAAAAATTATTTTAGGTTTTTATACTTTAGCTACTTCCATGAAAATATTTGATAAGACAAAATTCTTATCGCTTTTTTCAGCATTTGCATGTTCTATTGCCTTTTCAATTAATAATGGAAAAGGAACTTTTTTTGAAGTTTTGTATTCCTGCATATAATCACCAATTAATTTATGTATGGCCCCAATATAAAGTAAGCCTTAGTGAGATATTTTATTTTTTATTAATTTATAGTCTGCAAATAGCTCAAAATTACATAAAATTAGATAATAAAGGGTTTTATCTAATTCTAAGAAATAATTAATTTTAGAATAGTTAATAGAAAGCTATTTAATCCCAAATATACTAATCAATTCATGAAATCTGACGAAAGAAAGAAACTGATGATTATAGTTATGACCATTATAGTTTGTGGAATGTTACTTCTATCATCTCTCCAGATATTTTTCTTTTTTAGATAGTATTTAGAATATAAAAATAAAATATTATTTGAGATATAATTAACCAAAATTTTCAAAATAATAGCAGAAAAATACTGCGGCTATGCTAAGAACAAATATAGTATACCCAAATATTAAATCTACGATTTCCTCTCCTTTCAAATAATCCCCTTAATATAATAGAATCCAAGGTAAATAAAGTTTACTATAAGAAATAAGTAA
Protein-coding regions in this window:
- a CDS encoding ORC1-type DNA replication protein, giving the protein MSSKIKDILMWDESLFRAPEVFDLSYIPDVFKFRDNEIEAISHNVKPLIKGDLPTNTIILGPTGTGKTTSVKLLFKEITEVSNDVIPVYINCQFHYREFSIMSQIFRGIFGYPPVETGKPLTTLYEYTMGELQKKGKRLLVALDDVDFLFHVNIAENILYKILRAHEIFPGVKTGIIGIVTDNAFSFKVSEKIRTVFMPNEVHFKPYSQSTIKDILRYRCDIGLYPGVMEDEVLDKISEITFDKGDLRLGIRGIKEAGMLAEIQARRKINTEDIEKAIERISSSLHVENVFDGLSKTDKKVLKVIAENSGKFTKANDFFNILADEMSYELFRKATTKLENLKIVDIQRAQSRGRGKQNLIHLRVPKEAILDIIKE